One region of Mangifera indica cultivar Alphonso chromosome 3, CATAS_Mindica_2.1, whole genome shotgun sequence genomic DNA includes:
- the LOC123210265 gene encoding increased DNA methylation 1-like — MLQKLLTALESALCFLKVENLVIPSVHELVPTWKERYSFSPIRNSLMKDLIFTNTLMFPTTIRLQKSLALQPTDRTDADDDKPNGVNEKKKVALPDLNLKHLKEDLN, encoded by the exons ATGCTGCAGAAACTACTTACTGCCCTCGAATCt GCCCTTTGCTTTCTGAAAGTGGAAAATCTTGTGATTCCATCAGTACATGAGCTTGTTCCAACGTGGAAGGAAAGGTACAGTTTTTCACCCATACGCAATAGCTTGATGAAGGATTTAATCTTCACCAACACATTGATGTTTCCAACTACTATCAGACTGCAAAAATCCTTGGCGCTACAGCCCACAGACCGAACTGATGCAG ATGACGATAAACCAAATGGAGTCAATGAAAAAAAGAAGGTGGCACTTCCTGACCTGAATCTTAAACACCTGAAAGAGGATCTTAATTGa